The Georgenia faecalis genome includes a window with the following:
- a CDS encoding SDR family oxidoreductase: MTSEIPAQTQQWPGETAALDPAPDHGETSYTGRERLVGKRALITGGDSGIGRATAIAYAKEGADVAIAFLPQENDDAEETRRQVEAAGRTCVLLPTDQRTEEANVELARKAIDALGGIDIVVSNAAFQMAQPGGIEDFPAGQIERTFTTNVFATFWLVKALVPHLQEGASIIITTSIQAFQPSEPLLDYAATKAALNNLMVNLAAQLGPRGIRVNAVAPGPIWTPLIPATMPPEKVESFGEQTPLGRVGQPIEVATAFVYLGSDEASYVSGTVLGVTGGQPVF, translated from the coding sequence ATGACCTCCGAGATCCCCGCGCAGACCCAGCAGTGGCCCGGCGAGACCGCGGCCCTCGACCCCGCCCCCGACCACGGCGAGACGAGCTACACCGGCCGTGAGCGCCTCGTCGGCAAGCGCGCGCTCATCACGGGCGGCGACTCCGGCATCGGCCGCGCCACGGCCATCGCCTACGCGAAGGAGGGCGCGGACGTCGCCATCGCCTTCCTGCCGCAGGAGAACGACGACGCCGAGGAGACGCGGCGCCAGGTCGAGGCCGCCGGACGCACCTGCGTCCTGCTCCCCACCGACCAGCGCACCGAGGAGGCCAACGTCGAGCTCGCCCGGAAGGCCATCGACGCCCTGGGCGGCATCGACATCGTCGTGAGCAACGCCGCCTTCCAGATGGCGCAGCCGGGCGGGATCGAGGACTTCCCCGCGGGGCAGATCGAGCGCACCTTCACCACCAACGTGTTCGCCACGTTCTGGCTGGTCAAGGCCCTCGTCCCGCACCTGCAGGAGGGGGCGAGCATCATCATCACGACGTCGATCCAGGCCTTCCAGCCCTCCGAGCCCCTGCTCGACTACGCGGCGACGAAGGCCGCGCTCAACAACCTCATGGTCAACCTCGCCGCTCAGCTCGGCCCCCGCGGGATCCGCGTCAACGCGGTGGCCCCGGGCCCGATCTGGACGCCCCTCATCCCCGCGACGATGCCGCCCGAGAAGGTGGAGTCCTTCGGCGAGCAGACGCCGCTGGGGCGCGTCGGCCAGCCGATCGAGGTGGCGACGGCGTTCGTCTACCTCGGCAGCGACGAGGCCAGCTACGTCTCGGGCACCGTCCTCGGCGTCACCGGTGGCCAGCCGGTGTTCTGA
- a CDS encoding Gfo/Idh/MocA family protein, protein MTTTALPPASVPDPATAPPLRWGIIGTGGIAGHFVRQVRPRTRQEIVAVGSRTADRAAAFAAEHEIGRSYGSYAELVADPGVDVVYVASPHSEHRAHALLAIEAGKHVLVEKAFTRSAAEAEEVFAAARERGVFVMEAMWTRFLPHITAVRDLVQGGRLGEVVSLVADHGQRLDGDPGGRLLNPDLAGGALLDLCVYPLSLAHFLLGAPDEVVAVGSLTETGVDGQESVVLRYGERTLAVCSATLWASTATTASVAGNEARIEVSGPFYAPGEFTVVHRDGRREEYRHPVDGGFEFEVAEVARCVSAGLQESAVMPWQATLDVMRVMDEVRRQLGVVFPGE, encoded by the coding sequence ATGACGACGACGGCGCTCCCGCCTGCCTCCGTGCCCGACCCGGCCACCGCCCCGCCCCTGCGCTGGGGCATCATCGGCACCGGCGGCATCGCCGGCCACTTCGTCCGCCAGGTGCGCCCGCGCACCCGGCAGGAGATCGTCGCCGTCGGCTCGCGCACGGCGGACCGCGCCGCCGCCTTCGCCGCCGAGCACGAGATCGGGCGTTCGTACGGCAGCTATGCCGAGCTCGTCGCCGACCCGGGCGTCGACGTCGTGTACGTCGCCTCCCCGCACAGCGAGCACCGCGCCCACGCCCTCCTCGCCATCGAGGCCGGCAAGCACGTCCTCGTCGAGAAGGCGTTCACCCGCTCCGCCGCGGAGGCCGAGGAGGTCTTCGCCGCGGCCCGCGAGCGTGGGGTCTTCGTCATGGAGGCGATGTGGACGCGCTTCCTCCCGCACATCACCGCGGTGCGCGACCTCGTCCAGGGCGGGCGGCTGGGGGAGGTCGTCTCCCTCGTGGCGGACCACGGCCAGCGCCTCGACGGCGACCCCGGCGGCCGCCTGCTCAACCCCGACCTCGCCGGTGGCGCGCTCCTCGACCTGTGCGTCTACCCCCTCTCGCTCGCGCACTTCCTGCTCGGCGCGCCCGACGAGGTGGTCGCCGTCGGCAGCCTGACCGAGACGGGGGTGGACGGCCAGGAGAGCGTCGTCCTGCGCTACGGCGAGCGCACCCTCGCGGTGTGCTCGGCGACCCTGTGGGCCTCGACCGCGACGACGGCGAGCGTGGCCGGCAACGAGGCGCGCATCGAGGTGAGCGGGCCGTTCTACGCGCCGGGCGAGTTCACCGTCGTCCACCGCGACGGGCGCCGCGAGGAGTACCGGCACCCCGTCGACGGCGGCTTCGAGTTCGAGGTGGCCGAGGTCGCGCGCTGCGTGAGCGCCGGCCTGCAGGAGTCGGCGGTCATGCCGTGGCAGGCGACCCTCGACGTCATGCGGGTGATGGACGAGGTGCGCCGCCAGCTCGGCGTCGTCTTCCCGGGGGAGTAG
- a CDS encoding DUF7059 domain-containing protein, whose protein sequence is MTASFGSAPAGGSAPAGGSAPAPRSDDAALLAAARTDLGAYAVDEVTGLLGPVADAALHREQRVPALRAARASSAPAAAVVRTFLLGDTVRRRELDAALPTLGTAGAERLGLVGAAGADGEDEVRARCDLRPYAATDAGGEATWWVASDLGEAATGAPLAADHVLGIGGASLTLAQVTVRTPRRRALDLGTGCGIQALHAARHCADVVATDLSARALAFAAFNAALAGVGLDLREGSLLEPVAGDRFDLVVSNPPFVITPPAARAAGLPAMEYRDGGRGGDDLVRDLVVGVGEHLAPGGVAQLLGNWEHRVGEDWRERVGAWLADSGLDGWVVQRELLDPAEYVETWLRDGGLRAGADRGRYEAAYDAWIGDFEARGVEGVGFGYLTLRRPAATRTPWHRLESITGDVRQPLGGHVAAVLAAQDWLADRDDAALLGSTLAVAPDVTEERYLRPGALDPEVILLRQGGGLGRTVQAGTALAAVVGACDGDLTLGQIVGAVAALLEAPTDDVVGEIVPQVRGLVLDGLLAPTPS, encoded by the coding sequence GTGACGGCCTCGTTCGGCTCGGCGCCCGCCGGAGGCTCCGCGCCCGCCGGAGGCTCTGCGCCCGCACCGCGCTCCGACGACGCCGCGCTCCTCGCCGCCGCCCGCACCGACCTGGGCGCGTACGCCGTCGACGAGGTGACCGGCCTGCTCGGCCCGGTCGCCGACGCGGCCCTCCACCGCGAGCAGCGGGTCCCGGCGCTCCGGGCCGCGCGGGCCTCCTCGGCGCCGGCTGCCGCCGTCGTGCGGACCTTCCTCCTCGGCGACACCGTGCGGCGTCGGGAGCTCGACGCCGCCCTCCCCACCCTGGGGACCGCCGGCGCCGAGCGGCTGGGGCTGGTGGGCGCCGCCGGCGCCGACGGCGAGGACGAGGTCCGTGCCCGGTGCGACCTGCGCCCCTACGCCGCCACGGACGCCGGCGGCGAGGCCACCTGGTGGGTCGCCTCCGACCTCGGTGAGGCCGCCACCGGCGCGCCCCTGGCCGCCGACCACGTCCTCGGCATCGGCGGGGCGTCCCTCACCCTCGCCCAGGTGACCGTCCGCACGCCGCGCCGGCGTGCCCTCGACCTCGGCACCGGGTGCGGGATCCAGGCCCTGCACGCGGCGCGGCACTGCGCCGACGTCGTCGCCACCGACCTCTCCGCCCGCGCCCTCGCGTTCGCCGCGTTCAACGCGGCGCTCGCCGGCGTCGGCCTCGACCTGCGGGAGGGGTCCCTGCTCGAGCCGGTCGCCGGGGACCGGTTCGACCTCGTCGTCTCCAACCCCCCGTTCGTCATCACCCCGCCCGCCGCCCGCGCGGCCGGGCTGCCGGCGATGGAGTACCGCGACGGCGGCCGCGGCGGGGACGACCTCGTCCGCGACCTCGTCGTCGGGGTCGGGGAGCACCTCGCGCCCGGCGGCGTGGCGCAGCTGCTGGGGAACTGGGAGCACCGGGTGGGGGAGGACTGGCGCGAGCGCGTCGGGGCCTGGCTCGCCGACTCGGGGCTGGACGGGTGGGTGGTCCAGCGCGAGCTCCTCGACCCCGCCGAGTACGTCGAGACCTGGCTGCGTGACGGCGGCCTGCGGGCGGGCGCCGACCGGGGACGGTACGAGGCGGCGTACGACGCGTGGATCGGCGACTTCGAGGCGCGGGGCGTCGAGGGCGTGGGGTTCGGCTACCTCACCCTGCGGCGGCCGGCGGCGACCCGGACGCCCTGGCACCGCCTGGAGTCGATCACCGGCGACGTCCGTCAGCCCCTCGGTGGCCATGTCGCCGCGGTCCTCGCCGCCCAGGACTGGCTCGCCGACCGCGACGACGCCGCGCTGCTGGGCAGCACGCTCGCGGTGGCCCCCGACGTCACCGAGGAGCGCTACCTGCGGCCCGGTGCGCTGGACCCCGAGGTCATCCTCCTGCGCCAGGGAGGCGGCCTCGGCCGGACCGTCCAGGCGGGCACCGCGCTCGCCGCCGTGGTGGGCGCCTGCGACGGCGACCTCACGCTGGGGCAGATCGTCGGCGCCGTGGCGGCACTCCTCGAGGCGCCCACGGACGACGTCGTCGGCGAGATCGTGCCGCAGGTGCGCGGGCTCGTCCTCGACGGGCTCCTCGCGCCGACGCCGTCCTGA
- the topA gene encoding type I DNA topoisomerase has product MPSTTRKLVIVESPAKARTISGYLGPDFSVEASVGHIRDLAQPSELPAEMKKGPYGKFAVDVEGDFDPYYVVDSDKKKKVAELKRLLKDSDELYLATDEDREGEAIAWHLLDVLKPKVPVKRMVFHEITKEAISRALENTRELDTRLVDAQETRRILDRLVGYEVSPLLWRKIKPGISAGRVQSVATRMVVERERERMAFRAASYWDVRGTFTGGDTDDRRAFGARLASLDGAKVATGRDFGDDGELRAAAVKGGAVHLDEQAAREVAAALETADVRVASMETKPYTRRPAAPFTTSTLQQEASRKLRMSAREAMRTAQGLYENGYITYMRTDSPALSTQAISAARRQAAELYGDEYVPEKPRLYADRSKGAQEAHEAIRPAGDSFRTPAQVAGELTGAQFRLYELIWKRTVASQMGDARGSTATVRLAADVDLARGTTRAELTASGTVITFRGFLAAYEEGRDADRYAESGGDGRETRLPRLAEGDAVATDEVAAEGHETTPPPRYTEASLVKAMEERGIGRPSTYAATISVITDRGYVERRGQALVPTWLAFSVVRLLEDNLPRLVDYDFTAEMESDLDKIATGGEDRVSWLTRFYRGDDQDGLKTLVEGLGDIDARAVNSIDLGDGITLRVGRYGPYLEVPGEDGESRRASVPDDVAPDELTPERARELLTASADDGRELGVDPETGRTIVARVGRYGPYVTEVIPDDDGDAAPAAAGDGDGGKKPPARKAKAAKVKPRTASLFSTMQLETVNLEDALRLLTLPRVVGTDPESGEEITAQNGRYGPYLKKGTDSRTLAGEDQIFDITLPEALEIYSQPKQRRGATAKPPLRELGTDPVSGKPVVVKDGRFGPYVTDGETNATLRKDDDVEEITPERGYELLEEKRAKGPVKKKATVRKTTTKKAPAKAKAKAPAKRAAAKEQ; this is encoded by the coding sequence GTGCCCAGCACCACCCGCAAGCTTGTGATCGTCGAGTCGCCCGCCAAGGCGCGGACGATCAGCGGCTACCTGGGACCGGACTTCTCCGTCGAGGCCAGCGTCGGTCACATCCGCGACCTGGCGCAGCCCTCGGAGCTGCCGGCGGAGATGAAGAAGGGCCCCTACGGGAAGTTCGCCGTCGACGTCGAGGGCGACTTCGACCCCTACTACGTCGTCGACTCCGACAAGAAGAAGAAGGTCGCCGAGCTCAAGCGCCTTCTCAAGGACTCCGACGAGCTCTACCTCGCCACCGACGAGGACCGCGAGGGCGAGGCCATCGCCTGGCACCTCCTCGACGTCCTCAAGCCCAAGGTGCCCGTCAAGCGGATGGTCTTCCACGAGATCACCAAGGAGGCGATCAGCCGCGCGCTGGAGAACACCCGCGAGCTCGACACCCGCCTCGTCGACGCGCAGGAGACCCGGCGCATCCTCGACCGCCTCGTCGGATACGAGGTCTCCCCGCTCCTGTGGCGCAAGATCAAGCCGGGCATCTCCGCGGGCCGCGTGCAGTCCGTGGCGACCCGGATGGTCGTCGAGCGTGAGCGCGAGCGGATGGCCTTCCGGGCGGCGTCGTACTGGGACGTGCGCGGCACCTTCACCGGCGGCGACACCGACGACCGTCGGGCCTTCGGTGCGCGCCTCGCCAGCCTCGACGGAGCGAAGGTCGCCACCGGCCGGGACTTCGGCGACGACGGCGAGCTGCGGGCGGCCGCCGTGAAGGGGGGCGCGGTCCACCTCGACGAGCAGGCCGCGCGCGAGGTGGCCGCGGCGCTCGAGACCGCCGACGTCCGCGTCGCGTCGATGGAGACCAAGCCGTACACCCGCCGTCCGGCCGCGCCGTTCACCACCTCCACGCTCCAGCAGGAGGCCAGCCGGAAGCTGCGGATGAGCGCCCGCGAGGCGATGCGCACCGCTCAGGGCCTGTACGAGAACGGCTACATCACCTACATGCGGACGGACTCGCCGGCGCTGTCCACGCAGGCGATCTCCGCCGCTCGCCGGCAGGCCGCCGAGCTCTACGGCGACGAGTACGTCCCGGAGAAGCCGCGCCTGTACGCCGACCGCTCCAAGGGCGCCCAGGAGGCGCACGAGGCGATCCGTCCCGCGGGGGACTCCTTCCGCACGCCCGCCCAGGTGGCCGGCGAGCTCACGGGAGCGCAGTTCCGGCTCTACGAGCTCATCTGGAAGCGCACGGTCGCCTCGCAGATGGGTGACGCCCGCGGGTCCACCGCCACGGTCCGCCTCGCGGCCGACGTCGACCTCGCCCGCGGGACCACCCGCGCCGAGCTCACCGCCTCCGGCACCGTCATCACCTTCCGCGGCTTCCTCGCCGCCTACGAGGAGGGGCGCGACGCCGACCGGTATGCCGAGTCCGGCGGCGACGGCCGGGAGACCCGCCTGCCGCGCCTGGCCGAGGGCGACGCCGTTGCGACCGACGAGGTCGCGGCCGAGGGCCACGAGACCACCCCGCCGCCGCGCTACACCGAGGCCAGCCTGGTCAAGGCGATGGAGGAGCGCGGGATCGGCCGGCCGTCGACGTATGCCGCGACCATCTCCGTCATCACCGACCGCGGCTACGTCGAGCGCCGCGGGCAGGCGCTCGTGCCCACGTGGCTGGCGTTCTCCGTGGTCCGTCTCCTCGAGGACAACCTGCCGCGCCTCGTCGACTACGACTTCACCGCCGAGATGGAGTCCGACCTCGACAAGATCGCCACGGGCGGGGAGGACCGGGTGTCCTGGCTGACCCGCTTCTACCGCGGTGACGACCAGGACGGCCTGAAGACCCTCGTCGAGGGGCTCGGGGACATCGACGCCCGTGCGGTCAACAGCATCGACCTCGGCGACGGGATCACCCTGCGGGTGGGCCGCTACGGCCCCTACCTCGAGGTCCCGGGCGAGGACGGCGAGTCCCGGCGGGCCAGCGTGCCCGACGACGTCGCCCCGGACGAGCTGACCCCCGAGCGCGCCCGTGAGCTCCTCACCGCCAGCGCCGACGACGGGCGTGAGCTCGGCGTCGACCCGGAGACCGGGCGCACCATCGTCGCGCGCGTGGGGCGCTACGGCCCGTACGTCACCGAGGTCATCCCCGACGACGACGGCGACGCCGCCCCGGCCGCCGCGGGTGACGGGGACGGCGGGAAGAAGCCGCCGGCCCGCAAGGCCAAGGCCGCCAAGGTCAAGCCCCGCACCGCCTCCCTGTTCAGCACCATGCAGCTGGAGACCGTGAACCTCGAGGACGCCCTGCGGCTGCTCACCCTGCCGCGGGTCGTCGGGACCGACCCGGAGTCGGGGGAGGAGATCACCGCGCAGAACGGGCGCTACGGGCCGTACCTCAAGAAGGGCACGGACTCGCGCACGCTCGCCGGCGAGGACCAGATCTTCGACATCACCCTGCCCGAGGCGCTGGAGATCTACTCCCAGCCCAAGCAGCGCCGCGGCGCCACCGCCAAGCCGCCCCTGCGCGAGCTGGGCACCGACCCGGTGAGCGGCAAGCCGGTCGTCGTCAAGGACGGGCGCTTCGGCCCCTACGTCACCGACGGTGAGACCAACGCGACGCTGCGCAAGGACGACGACGTCGAGGAGATCACGCCCGAGCGCGGGTACGAGCTCCTCGAGGAGAAGCGCGCCAAGGGACCGGTGAAGAAGAAGGCCACGGTGCGCAAGACGACGACGAAGAAGGCACCCGCCAAGGCGAAGGCGAAGGCCCCCGCCAAGCGCGCGGCCGCCAAGGAGCAGTAG
- a CDS encoding histidine phosphatase family protein has translation MGATELLLVRHGESAGNVAAARAYRSGAEVIEVPARDADVELSATGVEQAQALGRWLGDLGPDERPDAVWSSPYRRALDTARGAFDVAGFTPPLRIDERLRDRDLGITDTLTGAGIRRRYPEEAERREWLGKFYYRPPGGESWADMALRVRSVLADLERQRHHRRVLITCHDAVILVFRYVCEGMDEASVLEVGRTSSVRNASVTRLVRAEDEDQWSLVHYNLADHLVDQGAPVTAQPATTDERRTSDR, from the coding sequence ATGGGTGCAACCGAGCTGCTTCTCGTCCGTCACGGTGAGAGCGCGGGCAACGTCGCCGCGGCGCGGGCCTACCGCAGCGGCGCCGAGGTCATCGAGGTACCGGCCCGTGACGCCGACGTCGAGCTGTCCGCGACGGGGGTCGAGCAGGCCCAGGCGCTGGGCCGGTGGCTCGGCGACCTGGGCCCCGACGAGCGCCCGGACGCCGTCTGGTCCTCCCCGTACCGGCGGGCCCTCGACACCGCCCGCGGCGCGTTCGACGTCGCCGGGTTCACCCCGCCGCTGCGCATCGACGAGCGGCTGCGCGACCGCGACCTCGGCATCACCGACACGCTCACCGGCGCGGGGATCCGCCGGCGCTACCCCGAGGAGGCCGAGCGGCGGGAGTGGCTCGGCAAGTTCTACTACCGCCCGCCGGGCGGGGAGTCGTGGGCCGACATGGCCCTGCGGGTGCGCTCGGTGCTCGCCGACCTCGAGCGCCAGCGTCACCACCGCCGGGTCCTCATCACCTGCCACGACGCCGTCATCCTCGTCTTCCGCTACGTGTGCGAGGGGATGGACGAGGCCAGCGTCCTCGAGGTCGGACGCACCTCCAGCGTGCGCAACGCCTCGGTGACCCGGCTCGTGCGCGCCGAGGACGAGGACCAGTGGTCGCTCGTCCACTACAACCTCGCCGACCACCTGGTCGACCAGGGGGCACCGGTGACGGCCCAGCCCGCGACGACCGATGAACGACGAACCTCCGACCGATGA
- a CDS encoding YqjF family protein, with translation MSTEVAPHRVGVPVNLHVWEDLTFLHWSYPADVVQALLPPGLTVQAYEGRAWVGVTPFRMRDVRVPGLPAVPHLSTFPEVNVRTYTRTPDGTAGIWFFSLECPRLPFIAALRALGLPYRWADIAMATDRPGSRVAYRSARRPLGGRGDTGVGLRAQVEVGPRITAPGELAVALTARWWAFSRRAGRLWRVPAEHEPWPLHEATARVDGDSLLRACGLPAPTGRPMVHFSPGVHVRLGPPRPAG, from the coding sequence GTGAGCACCGAGGTCGCCCCGCACCGCGTGGGGGTACCGGTGAACCTCCACGTGTGGGAGGACCTCACCTTCCTCCACTGGTCCTACCCGGCCGACGTCGTCCAGGCGCTCCTGCCCCCGGGGCTGACCGTGCAGGCCTACGAGGGCCGGGCCTGGGTGGGCGTCACGCCGTTCCGCATGCGCGACGTCCGGGTCCCCGGCCTCCCGGCCGTCCCGCACCTGTCCACCTTCCCGGAGGTGAACGTGCGCACCTACACGCGCACGCCGGACGGGACGGCCGGCATCTGGTTCTTCTCCCTCGAGTGCCCGCGGCTGCCGTTCATCGCGGCGCTGCGGGCGCTCGGGCTGCCGTACCGCTGGGCGGACATCGCCATGGCGACCGACCGGCCGGGCAGCCGGGTGGCCTACCGCAGCGCCCGCCGCCCCCTCGGGGGGCGCGGCGACACCGGCGTCGGCCTGCGGGCCCAGGTCGAGGTGGGCCCGCGGATCACCGCACCCGGGGAGCTCGCCGTCGCGCTCACGGCCCGGTGGTGGGCGTTCAGCCGCCGCGCCGGCCGCCTGTGGCGGGTCCCGGCCGAGCACGAGCCATGGCCGCTTCACGAGGCGACGGCGCGGGTCGACGGCGACTCCCTCCTGCGGGCGTGCGGGCTGCCCGCACCCACGGGAAGGCCGATGGTCCACTTCTCCCCGGGGGTGCACGTGCGCCTCGGCCCGCCTCGCCCCGCCGGCTGA
- a CDS encoding NAD(P)H-hydrate dehydratase: MNDAAQDVPRPITPTALRAWPLPAPGASKYERGQVLVLGGSRGTPGAVMLAGLAALRVGAGKLTVGVAASVATAVAVALPEAGVTGLEEDEGGSVTGGGLDALERVLSGAAALLVGPGLDDPEGTVRLVRGIAERVGPEVPVVLDAFAVGALSQLGDAADRLRGRLLLTPNSGEAAFLLGVDDVEDLAAAATTIAGRYDAVVSCGDFVAAPGGVLWEKTTGERGLGTSGSGDVLAGALVGLLARGADPLQAVVWASHLHAAAGDRLAAGVGRVGFLARELLPELPHVLTELSGA; the protein is encoded by the coding sequence ATGAACGACGCCGCACAGGACGTCCCCCGTCCCATCACGCCGACCGCGCTGCGGGCGTGGCCGCTGCCCGCGCCCGGGGCGTCGAAGTACGAGCGCGGCCAGGTGCTCGTGCTGGGCGGCTCCCGTGGCACCCCCGGCGCCGTCATGCTCGCCGGGCTGGCGGCGCTGCGGGTGGGGGCCGGCAAGCTCACCGTGGGGGTCGCAGCCTCGGTGGCCACCGCCGTCGCCGTGGCGCTGCCCGAGGCGGGGGTCACGGGCCTCGAGGAGGACGAGGGCGGCTCGGTGACGGGTGGCGGGCTCGACGCCCTCGAGCGCGTGCTCTCCGGCGCCGCGGCCCTGCTCGTCGGCCCGGGCCTCGACGACCCGGAGGGCACCGTCCGGCTCGTCCGGGGCATCGCCGAGCGCGTCGGACCGGAGGTGCCCGTCGTCCTCGACGCGTTCGCCGTCGGTGCGCTCTCCCAGCTCGGTGACGCGGCGGACCGCCTGCGCGGCCGCCTCCTGCTCACCCCCAACAGCGGCGAGGCCGCGTTCCTCCTTGGCGTCGACGACGTCGAGGACCTCGCCGCCGCCGCGACGACCATCGCGGGGCGCTACGACGCCGTCGTCTCCTGCGGGGACTTCGTCGCCGCGCCGGGCGGCGTCCTGTGGGAGAAGACCACGGGCGAGCGGGGGCTCGGCACCTCGGGCAGCGGGGACGTGCTCGCCGGCGCCCTCGTCGGCCTCCTGGCCCGCGGTGCGGACCCGCTCCAGGCGGTGGTCTGGGCCTCGCACCTGCACGCCGCCGCCGGGGACCGCCTCGCGGCGGGCGTGGGCCGCGTGGGCTTCCTCGCCCGGGAGCTGCTCCCCGAGCTGCCGCACGTGCTCACCGAGCTGAGCGGGGCGTGA
- a CDS encoding 5'-nucleotidase C-terminal domain-containing protein, with translation MITADRRPTRRLVPVTALSLLLAGGAVPAGAAVEDETLDLTLLATTDVHGHVYNWDYFADGPYEDSEDILGLTRVASVVQDVRAAQGEESVVVLDNGDAIQGTPLTYYYGMGDGADDVLSGALTHPMAQAFNHIGYDAQVVGNHEYNYGLEMLAAYDEDLDAPLLGANVLEAGTDEPYHEPYTLIERTIDGEQVTVGVIGLVTPGVRYWDKQHVEGVLDFQDMVTAAQRWVPVVEAQADVVVVLAHTGEGNVANEDYDPALLPEDVINNIAYFAPGIDVLVAGHSHEDVPQQVYTNIEGDPVLMTQPSSWARSVTETSLTLVPEGDGWQVDWSQANAPTAVAHYGSETEEDPALAEALREEHETTVDYVNTPVAQSVTELPAATSRYEDTPIIDFINHVQAQTVDAALEGTEYADATVISQASPFSRTAVFPEGEVTIRDIASLYIYENTLRAVELTGAQLQDYLEYSARYFAQVAEGAEFDPETGTNAAYPDRPDGVPDYNYDVVSGLEYYIDISQPVGERIVDLSYPDGTPVGDDDVFVMALNNYRQSGGGAFPHVAEAPVVYDELLEIRQLLIDWASERGVIDPVDFAAENWWLVTAADQVPVDPTPQPTEPAEPTQEPTTAPAPTGAPSPTADVPAPGGPGGRLPETGAGTTAGLAGTALLLLIGAGAVLATRRRVQG, from the coding sequence ATGATCACTGCTGATCGCAGACCCACCCGCCGCCTCGTCCCCGTGACGGCCCTCTCCCTGCTGCTCGCCGGCGGCGCCGTGCCGGCCGGTGCCGCCGTCGAGGACGAGACCCTCGACCTCACCCTGCTCGCGACCACCGACGTCCACGGCCACGTCTACAACTGGGACTACTTCGCCGACGGCCCGTACGAGGACTCCGAGGACATCCTCGGACTCACCCGGGTCGCCTCGGTCGTCCAGGACGTCCGCGCGGCCCAGGGCGAGGAGTCCGTCGTCGTCCTCGACAACGGCGACGCCATCCAGGGCACGCCGCTCACCTACTACTACGGCATGGGCGACGGCGCCGACGACGTCCTCTCCGGGGCGCTCACCCACCCCATGGCCCAGGCCTTCAACCACATCGGCTACGACGCCCAGGTGGTGGGCAACCACGAGTACAACTACGGCCTGGAGATGCTCGCCGCCTACGACGAGGACCTCGACGCCCCGCTGCTCGGCGCCAACGTCCTCGAGGCGGGCACGGACGAGCCGTACCACGAGCCCTACACGCTCATCGAGCGGACCATCGACGGCGAGCAGGTGACCGTCGGGGTCATCGGGCTCGTCACGCCGGGCGTGCGCTACTGGGACAAGCAGCACGTCGAGGGGGTCCTCGACTTCCAGGACATGGTCACCGCCGCCCAGCGCTGGGTGCCGGTCGTGGAGGCACAGGCCGACGTCGTCGTCGTCCTCGCCCACACCGGCGAGGGCAACGTCGCCAACGAGGACTACGACCCCGCGCTGCTGCCCGAGGACGTCATCAACAACATCGCCTACTTCGCCCCCGGCATCGACGTCCTCGTCGCCGGGCACTCCCACGAGGACGTGCCGCAGCAGGTCTACACGAACATCGAGGGCGACCCGGTCCTCATGACCCAGCCCAGCTCCTGGGCCCGCAGCGTCACCGAGACCTCCCTCACGCTCGTCCCCGAGGGCGACGGCTGGCAGGTGGACTGGTCGCAGGCCAACGCGCCGACGGCGGTCGCGCACTACGGCTCCGAGACCGAGGAGGACCCCGCGCTCGCCGAGGCGCTGCGCGAGGAGCACGAGACGACGGTCGACTACGTCAACACCCCGGTGGCCCAGTCGGTGACCGAGCTGCCGGCGGCGACGTCGCGGTACGAGGACACCCCGATCATCGACTTCATCAACCACGTGCAGGCCCAGACCGTCGACGCGGCGCTGGAGGGCACCGAGTACGCCGACGCCACCGTCATCTCCCAGGCGTCGCCGTTCTCCCGCACCGCCGTGTTCCCCGAGGGCGAGGTGACGATCCGCGACATCGCCAGCCTCTACATCTACGAGAACACCCTGCGCGCGGTCGAGCTCACCGGGGCCCAGCTGCAGGACTACCTCGAGTACTCCGCCCGGTACTTCGCCCAGGTGGCCGAGGGCGCGGAGTTCGACCCCGAGACCGGGACGAACGCCGCCTACCCCGACCGTCCCGACGGCGTCCCGGACTACAACTACGACGTCGTCTCCGGCCTGGAGTACTACATCGACATCTCCCAGCCGGTGGGCGAGCGGATCGTCGACCTGTCCTACCCTGACGGCACGCCGGTCGGCGACGACGACGTGTTCGTCATGGCCCTCAACAACTACCGCCAGAGCGGCGGCGGGGCGTTCCCGCACGTGGCCGAGGCACCCGTGGTCTACGACGAGCTCCTCGAGATCCGTCAGCTGCTCATCGACTGGGCGTCCGAGCGTGGGGTCATCGACCCGGTCGACTTCGCCGCCGAGAACTGGTGGCTGGTGACGGCGGCCGACCAGGTCCCCGTCGACCCGACGCCGCAGCCCACCGAGCCGGCGGAGCCGACCCAGGAGCCCACCACGGCTCCGGCGCCGACCGGGGCACCGTCCCCGACGGCGGACGTGCCGGCCCCCGGCGGCCCCGGCGGGCGCCTGCCCGAGACCGGTGCGGGGACGACGGCCGGCCTGGCCGGCACGGCGCTCCTGCTCCTCATCGGCGCGGGCGCCGTGCTCGCCACCCGGCGGCGGGTGCAGGGCTGA